From the genome of Ziziphus jujuba cultivar Dongzao chromosome 6, ASM3175591v1, one region includes:
- the LOC107431378 gene encoding transcription initiation factor TFIID subunit 1 isoform X1, with product MSASDSGSQDGRDEDDEEEYEEAGGGNRLLGFMFGNVDNSGDLDVDYLDEDAKEHLAALADKLGPSLTDIDLSVKSPQTSTDIVDQDYDEKAEDAIDYEDIEEQYEGPEIQAASEEDYLLPKKEYLSADVSLSALKPTASVFDDENYDEEIEQEHDVVDNDFDVHMVPLSSEQGKSPVVVSTGEKSIDDDEQIGSQETESSTDDAEGFQTHDYLISVMRSKQEVVNDKGSTPLPVLCIEDGMVILRFSEIFGIHEPIKKREKRDRRYSVPKDKYKSMNLSDIVEEDEEAFLKDAGKGLSSLKQTDLYDISICNDDELEYTKFGAMQRASPMASHNDEQRNDTCLIAERMNKDLTVCPIGGQSSLCPELYLLDQQDWEGGIVWDSSPVVNDNSVESCEISGPDLEASVDSETELESGPRNLRLRPQVETDEKNHDGLLHSSSVLLEPFGSRTGSSNLPFPEKRYHPQLLRLLSRQEIDDSNDMDGKIEKASDKQLRLNNVVRDFIKVTSQNRDMLEGSWSDRIKWEADTPVRKPKLIFDLQDEQMLFEVMDDEDGKHVTLHAGAMIMTRPEKASNGESLELPGHGGQSGWRHVSNDKNYSNRKTSQQMKSNSKKRTTQAIKIYHSQPALTLQTMKLKLSNKDVANFHRPKALWYPHDNEVAVKEQGKLPTLGPMKIIIKSLGGKGSKLHVDAEETISSVKAKASKKLDFKSSETVKMFYLGKELEDHKSLAAQNVQPNSLLHLVRTKIHLLPRAQKLPGENKSVRPPGAFKKKSDLSVKDGHVFLMEYCEERPLLLSNIGMGAKLCNYYQKSAPDDQTVAMLRSANNNMGHIISLNPADKSPFLADIKAGCSQLAIETNMYRAPIFSHKVPLTDYLLVRSAKGKLSIRRIDRLDVVGQQEPLMEVMSPGTKNLQNYMMNRLIVYMCREFRAAEKRQLLPCVRADALPSQFPYLSEAFLRKKLREFANLQRSSNGQWIWVKKRNFRIFSEDELRNMVKPEEVCAYESMQAGLYRLKHLGITEFHPSAISSAMSRLPDEAITLAAASHIERELQITPWNLSSNFVSCTQGKENIERLEITGVGDPSGRGLGFSYVRATAKAPVSSATMKKKSAASRGGSTVTGTDADLRRLSMEAAREVLLKFDVPDELIAKQTRWHRIAMIRKLSSEQAAAGVKVDPTTISKYARGQRMSFLQLQQQTREKCQEIWDRQIQSLSVFDGDENESDSEENNSDLDSFAGDLENLLDAEECEEGVEGNLESKNDKTDGGKGLKMRRRPSSVQAEEEIEDEAAEAADLCRLLMDDDETERKRKKKSRVMMGEEAGLGPGSRTPFGFENADRVKQIISSVQTDGSYITKENAIGDLKVENLLKKNKSGKAKTTKKNDIAPMDLMNKKLKIAGDGVKMFKEKKSARESFVCGACGQLGHMRTNKNCPKYGEDLEANLETPDTEKGSGKSTSLNPSGQSQPKAPAKKFIPKSATKIALVEASESENNGPSSKVLPVKFKCGPTDKLPDKISLGGAQSSDRPVTSDPETGKSSIKVNKIIISNKMKPEDVQVESLKAPILIRPPSETDKTQLESQRPTIVIRPPANTDRDQVESHRSSTVIRPPTETEREQPHKKIIIKRPKEIIDTDQISQDGGTELEHRKTKRIVELSSFEKHRKQENVYFAEQAAKKKAKDDRRRWEEQEKWKSEERKREERARKRHEEEMRMFEEKERLAELRRYEASIRREREEEERQREKKKKKKKRPEIRDEYMEDPRARRSEKRVAERDRSAKRRPVVELGRVGADYGPTAKRRRGGEVGLSNILEGIVETLKDRYEVSYLFLKPVSKKEAPDYLDIIERPMDLSTIREKVRKMEYKSREQFRHDVWQITYNAHKYNDGRNPCIPPLADQLLELCDYMLNENDENLTEAEAGIESRDI from the exons ATGAGTGCCTCAGATAGCGGTTCTCAAGATGGGAGGGATGAAG ATGACGAGGAAGAATATGAGGAGGCTGGCGGGGGTAATCGGTTGTTGGGATTTATGTTCGGCAATGTTGATAACTCTGGTGATCTCGATGTTGATTATCTTGATGAG GATGCAAAGGAGCATCTTGCTGCGTTGGCTGACAAGCTTGGCCCATCTTTAACAGATATAGAT TTGTCAGTAAAATCACCACAGACATCAACTGATATTGTAGACCAAG ATTATGATGAGAAAGCTGAAGATGCAATTGATTATGAAGACATTGAGGAGCAATATGAGGGACCAGAGATTCAAGCTGCTAGTGAGGAGGACTATCTATTGCCCAAAAAGGAATACCTTTCTGCTGATGTTTCTTTATCTGCATTGAAGCCCACAGCTTCTGTGTTCGATGATGAAAATTATGATGAGGAAATTGAACAGGAACATGATGTGGTTGATAACGATTTTGATGTTCACATGGTGCCTTTATCTA GTGAACAAGGTAAGTCTCCTGTGGTGGTTTCTACAGGAGAAAAATCTATAGATGATGATGAGCAGATTGGCAGCCAGGAAACTGAAAGTTCCACTGATGATGCAGAAGGGTTTCAG ACTCATGACTACCTTATTTCTGTGATGAGATCAAAACAGGAAGTGGTAAATGATAAAGGTTCCACGCCACTGCCGGTTTTATGTATAGAAGATGGAATGGTGATCTTACGATTCTCTGAAATCTTTGGCATTCATGAGCCCAttaagaagagagagaaaagagaccGCAGATATTCTGTTCCCAAAG ATAAGTATAAATCTATGAATTTGTCTGATATcgttgaagaagatgaagaggcATTTTTGAAAGATGCTGGTAAAGGTTTATCATCTTTGAAACAGACAGATCTATATGACATTTCTATATGTAATGATGATGAGTTGGAATATACAAAATTTGGTGCAATGCAAAGGGCTTCCCCCATGGCTTCACACAATGATGAGCAAAGAAACGACACTTGTCTCATTGCAGAGCGAATGAATAAAGATTTAACTGTTTGTCCTATTGGAGGGCAGTCATCACTATGTCCTGAACTTTATCTGCTTGACCAACAAGATTGGGAAGGTGGAATTGTCTGGGATAGTTCTCCTGTAGTAAATGACAATTCTGTCGAGAGTTGTGAAATTTCAGGACCTGATTTGGAAGCTTCTGTGGATAGTGAAACTGAACTTGAGTCTGGGCCACGAAATCTTCGGTTAAGGCCACAGGTGGAAACTGATGAGAAGAATCATGATGGTCTCCTGCATAGCTCCTCAGTTCTTTTGGAGCCATTTGGCTCAAGGACAGGATCTTCAAATCTCCCATTCCCTGAAAAGAGATACCATCCCCAACTTTTACGGTTGTTATCCCGTCAAGAAATAGATGACTCTAATGACATGGATGGCAAAATTGAAAAAGCTTCTGATAAACAGCTTCGCCTAAACAATGTTGTAAGGGATTTTATCAAAGTTACATCCCAAAACAGAGACATGCTAGAAGGATCATGGTCAGACAGAATAAAGTGGGAGGCAGATACACCTGTCAGAAAGCCCAAACTTATTTTTGATCTTCAAGATGAGCAGATGCTATTTGAAGTTATGGATGACGAGGATGGTAAACATGTCACGCTTCATGCAGGGGCCATGATCATGACTCGGCCTGAAAAGGCGAGCAATGGGGAATCTCTCGAACTGCCTGGTCATGGAGGTCAATCTGGTTGGAGGCATGTTTCGAATGACAAAAACTATTCAAACAGGAAAACTTCTCAGCAGATGAAATCGAATTCTAAAAAACGCACAACTCAAGCAATCAAAATTTATCACTCACAGCCTGCACTTACACTGCAGACAATGAAATTGAAGTTGAGCAA TAAGGATGTAGCTAATTTTCATCGGCCAAAAGCCTTGTGGTATCCCCATGACAACGAAGTGGCTGTCAAAGAGCAAGGGAAGCTGCCTACTCTAGGACcaatgaaaattattataaagagCTTGGGTGGTAAAGGAAGTAAGCTTCATGTGGATGCTGAGGAAACTATATCTTCAGTTAAAGCAAAAGCTTCTAAAAAGCTAG ATTTCAAGTCTTCAGAAACAGTGAAAATGTTTTACTTAGGGAAAGAACTTGAGGATCATAAATCTCTTGCTGCCCAAAATGTTCAACCAAACTCTTTGCTTCATCTTGTTCGTACAAAAATTCATTTGCTACCAAGGGCACAAAAGCTTCCTGGTGAAAATAAATCTGTTCGACCTCCTGGAGCATTTAAGAAGAAATCTGATCTTTCTGTTAAAGATGGTCATGTCTTTCTAATGGA GTATTGTGAGGAAAGACCTTTACTTTTGAGCAACATTGGGATGGGTGCAAAGCTctgtaattattatcaaaaatcTGCCCCGGATGATCAAACCGTCGCTATGTTGCGCAGCGCCAACAACAACATGGGACATATCATTTCTCTAAATCCTGCTGATAAATCACCTTTCCTAGCTGATATAAAAGCTGGTTGCAGTCAGTTGGCTATTGAAACGAACATGTACAGAGCACCCATATTCTCCCATAAGGTGCCCTTGACTGATTATTTGTTAGTTCGTTCGGCAAAGGGAAAACTTTCAATAAGACGCATTGACAGGCTTGATGTTGTCGGGCAACAG GAACCTCTCATGGAGGTAATGTCTCCTGGCACTAAGAATCTTCAAAATTATATGATGAACAGGCTCATAGTCTACATGTGCCGCGAGTTTCGTGCCGCTGAAAAGCGTCAATTACTTCCTTGTGTACGTGCTGATGCATTACCATCACAATTTCCCTACCTATCTGAAGCGTTTCTTCGGAAGAAGCTGAGGGAATTTGCAAATTTGCAG AGGAGCTCAAATGGACAGTGGATTTGGGTTAAGAAACGCAATTTTCGTATTTTCTCAGAGGATGAGTTGAGAAATATGGTGAAACCTGAGGAG GTATGTGCATATGAAAGTATGCAAGCTGGCTTATATCGACTCAAACATTTAGGAATTACTGAGTTCCATCCCTCAGCCATATCTTCTGCAATGAGTCGTCTTCCTGATGAAGCCATAACCCTCGCTGCGGCATCACATATTGAGAGGGAACTGCAGATTACTCCATGGAACTTGAGTAGCAACTTTGTTTCCTGTACACAG GGAAAAGAGAATATTGAACGTTTGGAAATTACTGGTGTTGGTGATCCATCTGGTCGGGGCCTAGGTTTTAGCTATGTCCGTGCTACTGCAAAAGCACCAGTGTCAAGTgcaacaatgaaaaaaaaatcagctgCTAGTCGAGGAGGTTCTACTGTTACTGGAACGGATGCTGATTTACGTAGATTGAGCATGGAGGCTGCAAGAGAG GTTCTCCTGAAATTCGATGTTCCCGATGAACTGATTGCAAAACAGACTAGATGGCATAGAATTGCTATGATACGCAAGCTTTCAAGTGAACAAGCTGCAGCAGGTGTCAAAGTTGATCCAACCACTATCAGCAAATATGCACGTGGCCAGCGCATGTCTTTTCTTCAGTTGCAGCAGCAGACCAGAGAGAAGTGTCAGGAAATTTGGGATCGGCAAATTCAGAGTCTTTCAGTTTTTGATGGCGATGAAAATGAGAGTGACTCTGAAGAAAATAATAGTGATCTGGATTCCTTTGCGGGAGATTTAGAGAATCTGCTTGATGCAGAGGAATGTGAAGAAGGGGTAGAGGGTAACCTCGAGTCCAAGAATGATAAAACAGATGGTGGTAAGGGCCTTAAAATGAGAAGGCGTCCATCCTCAGTTCAGGCTgaagaggaaattgaagatgaagcagCAGAAGCAGCTGATTTATGCAGGTTGCTTATGGATG ATGATGAAACTgaaaggaagaggaagaagaagtcaAGAGTTATGATGGGAGAGGAAGCTGGATTAGGTCCAGGCTCACGAACACCTTTTGGTTTTGAGAATGCAGATCGTGTCAAGCAAATTATAAGTTCAGTTCAAACTGATGGGTCCTATATTACAAAAGAGAATGCGATTGGGGACTTGAAG GTGGAGAATCTTCTCAAGAAGAACAAGTCTGGAAAAGCGAAAACAacgaaaaaaaatgatattgcacctatggatttgatgaataaGAAACTCAAAATAGCTGGAGATGGAGTCAAG ATGTTTAAAGAGAAGAAATCAGCAAGAGAGAGTTTTGTCTGTGGGGCATGTGGTCAG CTTGGACATATGAGGACAAACAAGAACTGCCCCAAGTATGGGGAAGATCTTGAAGCAAACCTTGAAACCCCTGATACAGAGAAAGGATCTGGAAAATCAACTTCTTTGAACCCTTCTGGTCAGTCCCAGCCAAAAGCTCCAGCGAAGAAGTTCATACCTAAAAGTGCAACCAAAATAGCACTAGTTGAAGCTTCTGAGAGTGAAAATAATGGTCCGAGCTCCAAAGTTCTTCCAGTGAAGTTCAAATGTGGCCCAACTGACAAGCTTCCTGATAAAATTTCCCTCGGAGGGGCACAAAGTTCCGATAGACCGGTCACATCTGATCCTGAAACCGGAAAGTCCTCCATTAAggttaacaaaataattatttcaaataaaatgaaacCCGAAGATGTACAAGTTGAATCTCTCAAGGCCCCTATTCTGATTAGGCCCCCATCAGAGACAGATAAAACCCAACTTGAATCACAAAGGCCCACTATTGTTATTCGGCCTCCGGCAAATACAGATAGAGACCAGGTGGAATCTCATAGGTCCTCTACTGTCATACGGCCACCTACTGAAACGGAAAGAGAGCAACCTCAtaagaaaatcataattaagCGGCCAAAAGAAATTATTGATACAGATCAGATCAGTCAGGATGGAGGCACCGAACTCGAGCATAGGAAGACTAAAAGGATAGTTGAATTGTCGAGTTTTGAAAAGCATAGAAAGCAGGAGAATGTGTATTTTGCTGAGCAGGCAGCTAAGAAGAAAGCTAAAGATGATAGGAGACGGTGGGAGGAGCAAGAGAAGTggaaaagtgaagagagaaagagagaagagaggGCAAGGAAGCGTCATGAAGAGGAAATGCGGATGtttgaagagaaagaaagattaGCAGAGCTCAGAAGATATGAAGCTTCAATTAGAAGAGagagggaagaagaagaacgccaaagggaaaagaagaagaaaaagaagaaaaggcctGAGATACGAGATGAGTATATGGAGGACCCTAGAGCAAGAAGATCTGAAAAAAGAGTGGCAGAAAGGGATCGAAGTGCAAAAAGAAGACCTGTTGTTGAGTTGGGAAGGGTAGGTGCTGACTATGGCCCAACAGCAAAGCGTCGTAGAGGAGGAGAG GTTGGTTTGTCTAACATCTTGGAGGGCATTGTAGAGACCCTAAAAGATCGATATGAAGTATCATATCTTTTCTTAAAACCGGTGTCCAAAAAAGAAGCACCTGATTACCTGGACATCATAGAACGACCAATGGATCTGTCCACCATCAGAGAGAAGGTGAGGAAAATGGAATACAAAAGCCGGGAACAATTCAGGCATGATGTGTGGCAGATCACCTATAACGCCCACAAATATAATGATGGACGTAACCCATGTATACCTCCCCTTGCAGATCAACTTTTGGAGCTTTGCGACTATATGTTAAATGAGAATGATGAGAATTTGACGGAAGCAGAAGCAGGCATTGAATCTAGAGATATTTGA